In Felis catus isolate Fca126 chromosome A3, F.catus_Fca126_mat1.0, whole genome shotgun sequence, a single genomic region encodes these proteins:
- the WFDC3 gene encoding WAP four-disulfide core domain protein 3 isoform X1, which yields MAPPAPTTSDRLYHRPESGLVTSLQRAVRRPGSAPRGAAAFPWEPKGCVSPGSETPTGAVCAVAGAASGAGPRLRCRLTIVMLSCLFLLKAFLALGSLISWVASGEHVKEGECPPNKNLCRELCWGDESCPAGQKCCSNGCGRVCRGGIPKGRKGDCPRAVRKQSCFQRCVTDETCPGRKKCCAFGCNKSCVVPVSQPKLEPGGECPADPLPCKELCDGDVSCPQGLKCCSTGCGHSCRGDIKGGRSGDCPNILVGLCIVSCMTDENCQAGEKCCKSGCGRFCVPPILRAELATNPSWTLRSDSELETRVS from the exons ATGGCTCCCCCGGCCCCAACAACTTCAGACCGACTCTACCACCGTCCGGAAAGTGGCCTCGTGACGTCATTGCAGCGCGCCGTTCGCCGGCCCGGAAGCGCGCCGCGGGGAGCTGCGGCGTTTCCATGGGAACCAAAAGGCTGCGTCTCGCCAGGGTCTGAGACGCCTACAGGCGCTGTGTGCGCGGTCGCCGGGGCTGCGTCCGGGGCGGGGCCGCGCCTCCGGTGTAGGCT CACCATCGTCATGTTGAGCTGCCTTTTCCTCCTGAAGGCATTTCTTGCTCTTGGGTCCCTGATATCCTGGGTGGCTTCTGGAGAGCATG TGAAAGAAGGAGAATGCCCTCCTAATAAGAACCTGTGCAGAGAGCTGTGCTGGGGGGACGAGTCATGTCCGGCTGGGCAGAAGTGCTGCAGCAACGGCTGTGGTCGGGTCTGCCGAGGAGGCATTCCGAAGG ggaggaaaggagattGTCCCAGGGCTGTTCGGAAACAATCCTGTTTCCAAAGGTGCGTCACCGATGAGACGTGTCCAGGTAGAAAGAAATGCTGCGCGTTTGGCTGCAACAAGAGCTGTGTGGTCCCAGTCTCTCAACCAAAGCTGG AGCCTGGAGGTGAATGTCCGGCTGACCCCCTTCCGTGTAAGGAGCTGTGTGATGGGGACGTGTCCTGCCCCCAGGGGCTTAAATGCTGTAGCACCGGCTGTGGCCACTCCTGCCGTGGAGACATTAAGGGAG GGCGGAGTGGTGATTGTCCAAATATTTTGGTGGGCTTGTGCATCGTCAGTTGCATGACGGATGAGAACTGCCAGGCCGGGGAAAAGTGCTGCAAGTCAGGCTGCGGCCGCTTCTGTGTCCCACCAATTCTGCGAGCCGAACTGGCCACAAACCCCAGCTGGACCCTCAGGTCTGATTCTGAATTAG AGACCCGGGTGTCCTAG
- the WFDC3 gene encoding WAP four-disulfide core domain protein 3 isoform X3, which yields MAPPAPTTSDRLYHRPESGLVTSLQRAVRRPGSAPRGAAAFPWEPKGCVSPGSETPTGAVCAVAGAASGAGPRLRCRLTIVMLSCLFLLKAFLALGSLISWVASGEHVKEGECPPNKNLCRELCWGDESCPAGQKCCSNGCGRVCRGGIPKGRKGDCPRAVRKQSCFQRCVTDETCPGRKKCCAFGCNKSCVVPVSQPKLGRSGDCPNILVGLCIVSCMTDENCQAGEKCCKSGCGRFCVPPILRAELATNPSWTLRSDSELETRVS from the exons ATGGCTCCCCCGGCCCCAACAACTTCAGACCGACTCTACCACCGTCCGGAAAGTGGCCTCGTGACGTCATTGCAGCGCGCCGTTCGCCGGCCCGGAAGCGCGCCGCGGGGAGCTGCGGCGTTTCCATGGGAACCAAAAGGCTGCGTCTCGCCAGGGTCTGAGACGCCTACAGGCGCTGTGTGCGCGGTCGCCGGGGCTGCGTCCGGGGCGGGGCCGCGCCTCCGGTGTAGGCT CACCATCGTCATGTTGAGCTGCCTTTTCCTCCTGAAGGCATTTCTTGCTCTTGGGTCCCTGATATCCTGGGTGGCTTCTGGAGAGCATG TGAAAGAAGGAGAATGCCCTCCTAATAAGAACCTGTGCAGAGAGCTGTGCTGGGGGGACGAGTCATGTCCGGCTGGGCAGAAGTGCTGCAGCAACGGCTGTGGTCGGGTCTGCCGAGGAGGCATTCCGAAGG ggaggaaaggagattGTCCCAGGGCTGTTCGGAAACAATCCTGTTTCCAAAGGTGCGTCACCGATGAGACGTGTCCAGGTAGAAAGAAATGCTGCGCGTTTGGCTGCAACAAGAGCTGTGTGGTCCCAGTCTCTCAACCAAAGCTGG GGCGGAGTGGTGATTGTCCAAATATTTTGGTGGGCTTGTGCATCGTCAGTTGCATGACGGATGAGAACTGCCAGGCCGGGGAAAAGTGCTGCAAGTCAGGCTGCGGCCGCTTCTGTGTCCCACCAATTCTGCGAGCCGAACTGGCCACAAACCCCAGCTGGACCCTCAGGTCTGATTCTGAATTAG AGACCCGGGTGTCCTAG
- the WFDC3 gene encoding WAP four-disulfide core domain protein 3 isoform X2, which yields MAPPAPTTSDRLYHRPESGLVTSLQRAVRRPGSAPRGAAAFPWEPKGCVSPGSETPTGAVCAVAGAASGAGPRLRLKEGECPPNKNLCRELCWGDESCPAGQKCCSNGCGRVCRGGIPKGRKGDCPRAVRKQSCFQRCVTDETCPGRKKCCAFGCNKSCVVPVSQPKLEPGGECPADPLPCKELCDGDVSCPQGLKCCSTGCGHSCRGDIKGGRSGDCPNILVGLCIVSCMTDENCQAGEKCCKSGCGRFCVPPILRAELATNPSWTLRSDSELETRVS from the exons ATGGCTCCCCCGGCCCCAACAACTTCAGACCGACTCTACCACCGTCCGGAAAGTGGCCTCGTGACGTCATTGCAGCGCGCCGTTCGCCGGCCCGGAAGCGCGCCGCGGGGAGCTGCGGCGTTTCCATGGGAACCAAAAGGCTGCGTCTCGCCAGGGTCTGAGACGCCTACAGGCGCTGTGTGCGCGGTCGCCGGGGCTGCGTCCGGGGCGGGGCCGCGCCTCCGGT TGAAAGAAGGAGAATGCCCTCCTAATAAGAACCTGTGCAGAGAGCTGTGCTGGGGGGACGAGTCATGTCCGGCTGGGCAGAAGTGCTGCAGCAACGGCTGTGGTCGGGTCTGCCGAGGAGGCATTCCGAAGG ggaggaaaggagattGTCCCAGGGCTGTTCGGAAACAATCCTGTTTCCAAAGGTGCGTCACCGATGAGACGTGTCCAGGTAGAAAGAAATGCTGCGCGTTTGGCTGCAACAAGAGCTGTGTGGTCCCAGTCTCTCAACCAAAGCTGG AGCCTGGAGGTGAATGTCCGGCTGACCCCCTTCCGTGTAAGGAGCTGTGTGATGGGGACGTGTCCTGCCCCCAGGGGCTTAAATGCTGTAGCACCGGCTGTGGCCACTCCTGCCGTGGAGACATTAAGGGAG GGCGGAGTGGTGATTGTCCAAATATTTTGGTGGGCTTGTGCATCGTCAGTTGCATGACGGATGAGAACTGCCAGGCCGGGGAAAAGTGCTGCAAGTCAGGCTGCGGCCGCTTCTGTGTCCCACCAATTCTGCGAGCCGAACTGGCCACAAACCCCAGCTGGACCCTCAGGTCTGATTCTGAATTAG AGACCCGGGTGTCCTAG
- the WFDC3 gene encoding WAP four-disulfide core domain protein 3 isoform X4 produces the protein MAPPAPTTSDRLYHRPESGLVTSLQRAVRRPGSAPRGAAAFPWEPKGCVSPGSETPTGAVCAVAGAASGAGPRLRCRLTIVMLSCLFLLKAFLALGSLISWVASGEHVKEGECPPNKNLCRELCWGDESCPAGQKCCSNGCGRVCRGGIPKEPGGECPADPLPCKELCDGDVSCPQGLKCCSTGCGHSCRGDIKGGRSGDCPNILVGLCIVSCMTDENCQAGEKCCKSGCGRFCVPPILRAELATNPSWTLRSDSELETRVS, from the exons ATGGCTCCCCCGGCCCCAACAACTTCAGACCGACTCTACCACCGTCCGGAAAGTGGCCTCGTGACGTCATTGCAGCGCGCCGTTCGCCGGCCCGGAAGCGCGCCGCGGGGAGCTGCGGCGTTTCCATGGGAACCAAAAGGCTGCGTCTCGCCAGGGTCTGAGACGCCTACAGGCGCTGTGTGCGCGGTCGCCGGGGCTGCGTCCGGGGCGGGGCCGCGCCTCCGGTGTAGGCT CACCATCGTCATGTTGAGCTGCCTTTTCCTCCTGAAGGCATTTCTTGCTCTTGGGTCCCTGATATCCTGGGTGGCTTCTGGAGAGCATG TGAAAGAAGGAGAATGCCCTCCTAATAAGAACCTGTGCAGAGAGCTGTGCTGGGGGGACGAGTCATGTCCGGCTGGGCAGAAGTGCTGCAGCAACGGCTGTGGTCGGGTCTGCCGAGGAGGCATTCCGAAGG AGCCTGGAGGTGAATGTCCGGCTGACCCCCTTCCGTGTAAGGAGCTGTGTGATGGGGACGTGTCCTGCCCCCAGGGGCTTAAATGCTGTAGCACCGGCTGTGGCCACTCCTGCCGTGGAGACATTAAGGGAG GGCGGAGTGGTGATTGTCCAAATATTTTGGTGGGCTTGTGCATCGTCAGTTGCATGACGGATGAGAACTGCCAGGCCGGGGAAAAGTGCTGCAAGTCAGGCTGCGGCCGCTTCTGTGTCCCACCAATTCTGCGAGCCGAACTGGCCACAAACCCCAGCTGGACCCTCAGGTCTGATTCTGAATTAG AGACCCGGGTGTCCTAG